GCCATTGGTGTCCATCCGGGTTCTCGCTTGCTCAGGGACTTCGTCTTTCGTCAGTCTGCCGTCGTTGTTCTTGTCCCACTGGTTGAAGCGCTCGGCGATTTGTTGGGCGCTGAAATTAGTAGAGAATAATACAAGAGCGACTAGACAGATGTGGATCGGTGATTTTCGCATGGGACCTCCTTTCAATTTTTTCAACAGCGCAGTCGGAATCCATCATAGATTACTTCATTCCAAACTCTTTCTTAATAAAATCCACCACTAACTTTGCATAGCGGGGATCGTCCCGGTCGACATGAGTGACCACCTCACTACGGATGCCGAGCTTGTCCATTTCCTTCTTCAAAACATAGCCGAATTGAGGGCTGTGGATGCCCGGGCCCCTGTCGCTGTCTTTGACCAAATAAGTTAATAGCGCGGGGACGTCGTCTTTAGTCAAGTGGTGGATCGGAGATACTTCTTCGAACAGCGCGTATTTCTCTTTCGGGAGCTGATCGAGATTGTCGAGATCGGCATCGAACAATTTTCGCAGTGCGCCAATTCGGTACACCTGATCGTTTTCCGGAAACAGATCGCGAATAAATCGCGGATCGTAAGAGGTTTGGCCGTTGGAAACGGCCATACAGGTCAGGCGGGTGGAGTGTCGCAACACAGGGTCGTCGCTGTCCGGGTCTGCCAGGTCGTCGTGAAATCCCAGCCAAAGCGAAATACCCGCCCCAGCGGAACCTCCATTGGCAGCGATCCGGTTCGGGTCGATGTTCCATTGCTTGGCGTTGTGCCGAATAAACTGAATTGCCCGGGCGCCATCGAGAAACGGTGCCGGAGCGATCGCATCCTGCGAAAGACGATAGGAGATGGTTACAACAGATATTCCAGCCTTCAGGCAAGCTTCACGCAGACCCCGCTCAACTCCTTTATCGCCATGCGTAAAGCCGCCGCCGTGAATGGCTACCAAGACCGGCGTCGGCTCCTTTGATTTTGCCAACCAGACATCCATTAAATTTCGTTCGTGGCTCCCATAGCTTACATCGCTGTGTGTGTGTGGGTGGGCTTTTTCTTTTTGCTCTTGAGCTTGCATCGCTGCCGGAGCGAGCAGTAACAGCAATGCGATTCCAAAGAAGAATTGAATGTGTTTCATATGATTATCCAAGTTGCTATGCCTTATTCGTCTCTTCAGGTTTGCCGAAAGCATTAAACCATTTTGCTTCGGATTCAGCATCGCTAATCAGCAGGAGCTCCACACCTTCCTTTAGCTTTTCGGTAGGATTGGGATTGATGTTGAGGTCCCCATTCTGCTTTACCGCAACTACGGTACAACCAGTGTTCTTCCGAATGTCGGCTTCTATTAACGACTTTCCGATTAAAATCGGTGGCAACGTCACGTTAAAAATATTGAGGCCTTCCGCAATCATGAGGATGTCACTTCGTTTCAAAAAGTTGAAGATGATGTCTGCCCCCATTGAGGCGTAAGACATAACAAAGTCGGCGCCCGCACGGTGCAAGGTCGCGACATTACGGTCCAGGACTGCACGACTGATGATCTCAATGTCGGGACGCAATTTTCTGAAGAAGATTGTCAGAAAGATGTTTGTTTCATCGTCATGCGGCGTAACGACAACCACGGGAGCAAGCGCCTCAAGGATTCCAGCTTTGGTCAGAATGGAAAGATCACTCGCGTCGCCAATAATCGCCTTTTCGCCAAAGCGGGCGACCCGTTCCGGTAGTTTTTCCAGAATGCAAAAATCGATATTATTTTTCTGTAATGCGTCAGCCGTTGCCCGACCAACACGTCCTCCCCCCACTATAACAACGAAGCTTTTCTTCAATTGGGCGATGCTGTAAAGTTCGTCGTATCGATCAATCTGCTTTTTGGATCCTGCCATTACGAGAACAGTATAGCTGGTGATCTCAGTGTTCGGCCCCGCGCTCTGAAACTGCCCCCTTTCCCAGACGCCGACCACTGTCACCCCGGCATCGCGCCCTAGACCAGCTTGCGCAAGCGTTTTTCCCACCAGTGGCGTCCCTGCGGTAGTTACCTCAGCAATCAGGAGTTTGTCAAATTGACCTATTATATGCTGGGCCGCCCCGCCGAGGGAAGTGCGTCTGGCCAACGCCTGTCCCATCATGTCGCCTAGCCTGAATACGCGGGTACTACCTGCGAGTTTCTGAATATCGCCAGCTGTTTGAGTGTTGGCAGTTGTGAGGATGGGTATATCTTTCGACTGCTGGCGTACGGTGAAAGCAATGGTGGTATTGGCAACATCTGTTCCTGTGGCTGCTACAATTGCTGCGCGATTTAGGCGCAAATGGTCATAGGTTTCCGGACTGTCTGCTGCACCAACCATCACTTTAATGCCATCGTCATTAAGCTTGAGTGCGGTTTCGGGATCCCCAACCAACACCACATACGGATAACCAAACTGCTCAAGTTTACGAATAAGGGACGCAGTTACCTCATCATAGTTGGTGAGGATCACATGCGAATGGGTATCAGGTGGCAGTTCACGGGGAGCGCGAGCACGGGCCTGTGCTTCCATCCAGGGAGTGTAAAAGAATTCAATGAGAGTAAACGGCATTAACATCAAAAGGAAAACGATCCCGGAAATAAGAACGATAGTCGAAAACAGGCGACCGACATCCGTCTGAAAAGTAATGTCACCAAACCCTAATGTAGACATTACTGTGAGCGTCCAATAGAAGCCCGTGAACCAGGTATGTTCCTGTCCCTCCCAGCTCATGATAACGTGGAAACCCACACTGTAGACGATAATCATTCCGAGCAGAATCAGAATAAACTTAATAAGTAATCCGAAGTTTCGGCGACTGGATCCTTTTTCAAGAAAGGCGGCGACTTGGGAGGAAAGAAATTTCATTGATCAAACATTTTACTCTTAAAAATCATTTTCTTTAAATTCAACAGCTTCCACGTTCGGTCAAGTGGTTGTTTTTGAAATAAATACAGTAACCATCAACGGTTGCGGAATAATGAGTAGGACTTCGAGTCTGTTTAGCCAAATACTTTATTTAACAAATCGAGCACGCCTTGAGGAGTTCGTGACTTGGGGTATCTTCGGAAATTATTGGAAAATTCTGTTCAGGTCGATCAAATCGTGTGGGTGTCGTGAAGGTATTAAAGTGGAGGTCGTTACTCATTTCCATCTGACAATTGATCCATTTTTTGGCAGCTGAGCCGTGAGTATTAAATGTACCGTCAGCCTGTCCCATGTCCCGGCCATAGCGACTGACTGTGACCTCATTGTTATAGGGAGCAAGCCACAGGTGAGGTTTGATATGGTTGACGCCGTTGCTGACAAACTTGTCACCATCTGGCCCGATGAACCACCAGACGCCATCGATCTGTTCGACATGGATAAAGCCGGTGGCTTTGGCTAGTGCAAAGAATTGGACCCCTGAAAGAAGAGCAAGGATAAATAGGCCGAGGAAGTAGGACGTTTTTTTGTAGGAGCTGCTTTAGCTGCGATTAAGTTGTCTTCAGGTTCGCAGCTAAAGCGGCTCCTACATTTTAACACCGAACGTTGCATTTTGTGTCTGAGATTTAAGATCTTTAAAGTTTGGCAACCCACCGTGCCATATCATGGTTTGCCCCGCGGATAAGATCATTGTTTGGCGCATCCGGATCCTCCTGTTCACCAAGAAGACCACGGGCTCGTTGACGGTTACGCAAGTAGGCACCACACAGATGTGCACCGACGGCTCCGGGATTTTTCTGAAGTCCCAGGAGCATTTCGGCGTACCAGGCACCGTTGTTTTCCTTGTAGGAATGAGTCGGATAACGGCCGGTATGGTCGTCGATTTCCGTGCCTTGTGCACCGTCAGCCCAGAGGACTGGACGTCCCGTTTTCTTGTGCCATTCAGCGAGGTGAGTAACCGGGTCTTTAAAGTCCTGGAAGCAGAGCACATCGACTAATCCTTCTGATGCGTTAACTACTTCGTCAGGGAGCGGGGCATTGGCTTCATAACGATCCCCCATGATCAAATGATTCGGATCGTACCGGCGGATGACGTCGTGGGTTACCTGGTAGTAATGTCGGGCGAGATCAAAGAGTTCTTTTTTTCCTGATGCAGTTTTCAGTTTGTCCGGATCGAACATAGGGCCGCGCCATTGGTTGTGCGGGCGATTCCAGGTCCAGGTCGGACAATCGGAGTACCAGTAGCCGATCAAATTGGGATCATCCCGCAATCGGGTGCATTCGCTGCGAGCCACATAATCGCACCAGTCCTTGAAGTCCGAACTTCGTAGATCCGGGTTCTTGTGCCAGGGATTCCAGGAGTGCGTTTCGATGAACGGCAGCATGTGGAAGTAGGGCATATCCAGTGCCTGATATTCCTCGAAACTCCAATTGGCCGAGTGTGCCTGTTGTTTGACCGTGACTTCCTGCACCCAACCTACCGAGTTGAACTCCCAATCCTGAAGGTGTGGTCGCACTCCTTCCTTGATCCAGCGGATCTGGTTGTTGCCATACTTCTTCTGCCAGATGTGTTCATTTTCCGGGTACCGCAAGGTTGCGGAGTCGAAGTGATTTAAAGCCAGCGAAAAGAACGGCTTTCCGTCCGGCGTCTGGAACAACCAACGACCTTTGACTTTCATCAAAGTAAAATACGATCCCGAGTGTGAAGCGGCGAACGCTTTTGGGAGCAGGGCGGTTGATAACAGAGCGGCTGTTGCGGATTTTAGGAAGGTTCTTCGTGAGTGCATTATTGGAATTTTAAAAGGTTTATTATGTAGGAGCTGCTTTAGCTGCGATTGAACGCCTAGGATATATCGATCGCAGCTAAAGCAGCTCCTACATAAATCACAAAGAGTTCAACGATTTTTCTTCAAATGTGCTTTGATATCGTACTTAGTCCAAAGGCCTTCGAGCTTTTTATCCAGAGCATCCAGCTGAGCATCGCTCATGGGATGAGGACTGTGTTTATAAACCTGGGTGTTGATGTCCCGGATCAGGGACATCAATCCGTCACGTGGGTTTCCATCGATGGTGTAGATACCTGTTTCCTGGTCTTTGTCTATGACGGCGAGTTCCTGATCGTAAAGGCACATGCAAAAAGTTGCTCCTAGGGTCCGAGGATCTTTGTAGTGTCGCATCAAAGTGGCCTGGTAGATTTCTCCTCGGGCCTCGTGGCTAGTCAGTCCTTTGTACAAGTTTCCTTTGTTGTTGGGATAATGGAATCCAACGTCCTCATCCGAAACAATCATCGGAAGGCCCGCGGCGTCGGACAGGTCACTGATGTTGATGGATTCGTTCCAATGCTGGGGAGCGATCAAGTCGAGGTAAGGGGCGGCAGCTTTCAAGGATTCTCCGGTCAATGCCCACTCCTTGATAAAGGAGCCGAGGATGAGGTGATTGTTGTCGTACCGCCGAATTGCGGTGTGCGCCATTTTGTAAAGATGGATACACATATGCTCAATGATGGCGTTAAAATCGTCCACCTTGCGCGGATCCAGTTTTCTCCGAATACTTGGATAGTTCGCGTTGCCGAAGTCTTTTTCATAAACTAGGAGTGCCTTGGTTTTCAGATCTGAAATCTTTTTCAAGTTCATACCATAGATCTCGTTGAATTTTTTCACGTCACCGTGGTAGCGATTATCGAGGAGATCGGTGATTGCCACACGCCCATGGCTGTTGGCCGGAAGGGACATGTGGTGGTTGATCCAGTCCTGGGAGTGATTGAAAGCACCGAATCCATAATAATATCCTATGACTAGTGGATTGTCTTTGGCAGGTGGGCAGGCCGCCTTGGCCCGGTCTTCGATCAATCGTTTGTAAGCTGGATCAAAAATATCGGGCAACGTTTCTTCTTCCACGAACTCCCAGGGATGTTTCAACAGGATCACGCCGACGGCGTAAGGAAACATTTCCTCCTCAAAGACTTTTTCTGAAAGCGGCAGGTCGACATAACCATTCAGGTTGCGTTCGGGACTGGTGGCTCCACCCAACGCGCAATTAAATCCCAGCTCACGGGCTTTGGCCACGGAATCGCGTACCCAGGCTTCCTTGTCAGAAGGGTCATATTAAAAATGATGCTTAGGTTAGATTCCAAGCGTGTATTGGGGTGTATTTGAGGTGATAGAATCGTCGAATGAAATTCCTACTTTGGACAATATATTTAGGCGGGCAACGGAAATATTCTACAGGCTTTAGTTTGATGTTATCCGAGTGCCAAAGCGAGCTTGGCAACGAGAACAAGCTTAGCTAACTTGAGGGCAAAAGCTTAAAGATCGAATTTCCAATGCTGCTCTATGAACAATAAATCCCCAAGTGATTATCTCAAACCCGTTGCAGGTAACGGCCTCCTACATCGACGAATGTTTCTAACTAATTCCGTCGCGATTCTCGGTGCAGCCGGTCTTCAACTTATGACCTCGAAGCAAGCGGGCGCGGCGCCACCTGACGTGCCAATGTCGATGACTGTGCCCGGTGCAGGGATGAGTGGCTACGGTGCGCGATCACATCATGAAAACCACGTGCAGAGAACGATTGGTTCGGTCCCAGGCACGGTCGGAACGGGTGCGTCGCGGACGCCACTTGAGTATCTGCAAGGCATTATTACTCCAAATGCTCTACACTTTGAACGACATCACAACGGCGTTCCCGATATCGACCCGACCGAGCATCGACTGATGATCCACGGTTTGGTTGATCGTCCATTGATATTCGATCTTGAATCTCTCTCGCGGTATCCACTGGTATCCAATATTCGTTTCGTTGAGTGCTCTGGGAACAGCGGTGCCAACAATGCGGCCAAACCGCCACAATCAACTGCGAGTGGAATTCACGGTCTCGTTTCTTGTAGTGATTGGACGGGCGTGCCGCTGGGTGTTCTCCTCGATGAAGTCGGCATTAAACCGGAGGGAAAGTGGATCATTGCGGAAGGCGCTGATGCCGCGGCGATGAGTCGCAGCGTTCCGATCGAAAAAGCGCTCGATGATGCGGTAGTCGCTCTCTATCAAAACGGCGAGCGGCTTCGTCCCAGCAACGGCTACCCAATGCGGTTGTTGCTCCCAGGTTGGGAAGGCAACGCCAATGTCAAATGGCTGCGCCAGATCCAGGTTTCTTCGAGTCCTGCTATGACGAAAGACGAAACCTCAAAATACTCGGACCTCGGAATGGATGGGCGTGCGAGTCTGTTTACCTTTCCGATGGGCGTGAAGTCCGTGATCACTTCGCCGTCTGGTAAGTCTACCATGCAAGGGCCCGGTCTCTATCAAATTTCAGGACTCGCTTGGTCTGGCGCGGGTAAGATCCGTCGCGTTGAGGTCTCGGCAGATGGTGGACGGAGCTGGGCTGAAGCTGCGCTTTCCGAGCCAGTCCTTTCAAAGGCCCTGGTACGTTTTCGTTTGCCGTGGAGATGGGATGGGGGTCCCGCTGTTTTGCAAAGTCGTGCCATCGACGAAGCTGGTGCCGTGCAACCGACACGCGACGCGCTGCTTGGTGAACGAGGCCAAAACTTCCGTTACCATTATCATGCAATTCAAAGTTGGAGTGTGGGTTCCACAGGGGAGGTTGCTAATGTTTACGCGTAACCGTGCACTCGCGCTGAGTGCTTTGCTGCTGGGCACCACCATATCAATCGTAAGCTCGGCACAAGAAGGTCCCGGGTTAGGTGTCGCGGCGACGCCTGAGCAAGTGGCCGCTTGGTCACTTACCATTCTTCCCGATGGTAGCGGATTGCCAGAAGGGTCTGGTACGGCCGAGATCGGTGCACAAATCTATGCGCAAAAGTGTTTGGCCTGTCATGGTCAGAACGGTGTTGAGGGACCTAACGACAAGCTCGTCGGCGGCCACGGCAGTATTTCGAGCGACGCACCTGTAAAAACAGTCGGTAGCTATTGGCCCTACGCCACAACGGTTTTCGATTACATACGCCGTGCGATGCCATTGATGCAGCCCCAATCGCTAACCAACGATGAAACGTATGCGCTAACAGCGTATCTGTTGGAGTTGAACGATATCATCGATTCAGACCAAGTCATGGATGCCCAAACCTTGCCAAAGGTAAAGATGCCCAACGTGGATAATTTCTTCTGGGCCTATTCTCCAAATCAGAAATAGCTCACTCTATCAGGGCTCAACGATTATCCGTCCCTGCATTAAGGTAAAGTGTCCGGAGAAAGTGCAAATGTAAGGGTATACTCCCGGTGTGGGAGCCGTGAATTCCACGAAAACCGTATCTCCCGGATAGGCTAACCTGGAAGCGGCAAGGATGCGATCCATCTCTTGCTTGGGAACAAATTCGTCGGCTTGCGCAGAGATAGCTGCAATGCCGACCGGGTTTATATCAACCTCCGTTTTCACCACCACGATGTTGTGTGCCATTTCACTGGCATTGACGAAACGAATGACAATGCGTTCTCCCGGTTTCGCTTTAATTTCTGTCACGTCATAGCTAAGGGCGATTCCGGTGGACCTGACATCGACAACGCGGGTGCCATCCGCGATCATAGGTGCCAGACTAGGGAGTTCTTTGGCAAAGTTGACCTTTGGTTTTGAAACGTGCTCGGTGCTCCCATGCTGTGCCGTTGTTGTGGCCTGATCACCAGCCACTCGATGAATCGTTTTATGGATAACATGTTTCATTTCCGCGCCGTCTGCGGACCGCAGACGGTAATCTATGGCCATCACCAATCCCATCGAAGCCTCGATCATGTCGGGTATGCTCGATAATACACCAAGCGTTTTCTGAGCAAGGTCCTGCCTGAGTTCGGGAATTTCCAACAAGACCGTTTTTCGATCTTCGGAGAGTTGGATAGATTGAATGACCACCGGATCTGCAACCGTATCGCCAGGGGTGGTCATCGAATAAATTTTCCCCCGAGTGCCATACTGACTGGTCCAGGGGTAGGTCCACAGACTTAAGGAGTAGTTTTGCGGATCGGTGGCCGAGTCAGGTTCTAGCGCATCGGAAAATCGGAGTTCCAGACCGCCTTTTTTTGTATTCACCGCTACAGGTAGATGAAGTGGACGACCGGTGTAACGCACACGATGAAAAGAGCCCCAATCACCGCCATGTCCGACCGATTGCCAACTGGTAAGTCCGGCTATATACAAATGACCATCCTGATGAAATCGTCCGTGAATGGTACCTGACTGAAATCTGAGAGGCAGAGTTAAATGAGCTCCCTGCCATTGACCCTCGACTTCTTCTTTTAAAACTAGTGAGAGCGTACCACGTCCGTAGGAAGTGAGCAGAAGCTGACCTTGGAGTTCCTCAGGCCAGGTTGGACTATCGATAAAGATCGGCGTCGATGGCGAATTATCGACAAAATGGGGAACCCAAAGAATGGGTTTCTCAAAATTGGTAGGTAACGGATCCCTGTGGGCTGAGTGCATAAAGCCGTGAAAGCCACCTTCCACTATTTTATGAACCTTACTTGTTGGAACCCAATTTCCTTCATTGTCACTGTAAAGAATCTCATCGTTCGGACCAATGGAGAGACCGTTGGGGTTCCGCAGCCCGGTAGCGATAATGTCGAGTTTGCTGCCATCTGGCGGCATGCGGAAGAGAACACCGTGATGCGGGGTGATCTCTGCTTTAACTCCTCCAATTCTAGATACAGGTGGCCAAGGCGTCGCTTTGGCGAAGTAGAAGTTACCCTTGGAATCCGTATCCAGGTTCAAAGTGAAGGCGTGGAAATTAGTGGCTGCCATCACGTCGTTATTAAAGTTCTCGTAGAAGTCCGCTTCTCCATCGCCGTTCCGATCGTGCAGTAAATTAATCTGGTCGCGGCAAGTGACGTAAATCCGATCATTCACCACTTTGACTCCCATCGGTTGATTTAAACCGGTTGCGAAACGCGTCCACCGGAGATCGCCGGAACCTTCTCCCAATCCATCTACGATCCACACTTCCCCGCTCAATGAGGAAACAACCGCCCGGCCATCGGATAAGAAGTCTACTCCTGAAAAACGCAGGAAGGAATTCCAGGGATTGGTAGTCGGTAGAGTAAGTTCATCTACCACAAAAGGCCCACTTTCAGTACCGACGCCAATTTCCGTTTCGATTACCTCCCAGTTTGATGAACCTGGTTCTTGCAAGGATCTTAGATCGGTCACTGTGGTCTTCGACTCAAGATGGGTGATCATGTATTCTCCCGCGGAACTTTGAAGTGCTGGACCTATCGCAAGCTCGAAATCTAAGGCTTGGTCGAGCGGTGGCAGATCAAGGACGAGGTGGTGGTCAATCAACCTCCATTTTGCATTTGCTGGTAAGCCGCGATGCCCCACAAGACGGGATTGGTTGCCGGACCTGATTTCTACGTACCCGGATGTTGGAGACAGTACTATTTGTTCAAGCGTGGTAGAGGAGCCATCGGGTGCCTCAGTCACCTGTACCGAAAGCCCATTGGCTGTTTTGCCAAGTTTGAACGTGCGGGTAAAAATGGGCTGATTCTCCACACGCACAAAACCCGGTGATTCGAGCACATCAGCCTGCCCAATGGTGTAGGAAAAGACAACCTTATCACCGTGTAAGTAAAGTCCTTGGTAGGAACCGAGCGTACGAGGAAGCGGACCATATCCCCAGGGTCGCGGGTCGGTAAATTTCCGGTCTATTGACCAACCTGGCCGCTGGCTCGTTGAGAAATGTATAAACCCGTCTGGGCTTGGAAATTCCTGCAGCCCATCCCGTGCTGGATACCATTTGAGCAAGCCTCCGGTCCATGCACTGGCAACTCGGAGTAGATCCGTGTCGAACACCATCACCGCATCACCTTCCGATCCTAATTTTACGGCAATGCCTTTGTGTACGACGATACTTCTTGTCGACATCGGGTCCGTTGAAATCGTGGAGGAAATAAAAGGGCCATGATCCATCTCGTTCATCGGACTCGGGCTCAGGGGTTGCGCCTGTACATGGAAAGTGGGAGCAAAGACGCTATAGAGTAACAGAACCAGCGACCCAACAAAGGTAGAGAAACGGAGCATGAAGACGGTCTAGGGTTGCTTCCAATTAAGGCAACAAAAACATCCTGATTAT
The DNA window shown above is from Verrucomicrobiota bacterium and carries:
- a CDS encoding alpha/beta hydrolase, with the protein product MKHIQFFFGIALLLLLAPAAMQAQEQKEKAHPHTHSDVSYGSHERNLMDVWLAKSKEPTPVLVAIHGGGFTHGDKGVERGLREACLKAGISVVTISYRLSQDAIAPAPFLDGARAIQFIRHNAKQWNIDPNRIAANGGSAGAGISLWLGFHDDLADPDSDDPVLRHSTRLTCMAVSNGQTSYDPRFIRDLFPENDQVYRIGALRKLFDADLDNLDQLPKEKYALFEEVSPIHHLTKDDVPALLTYLVKDSDRGPGIHSPQFGYVLKKEMDKLGIRSEVVTHVDRDDPRYAKLVVDFIKKEFGMK
- a CDS encoding NAD-binding protein, with product MKFLSSQVAAFLEKGSSRRNFGLLIKFILILLGMIIVYSVGFHVIMSWEGQEHTWFTGFYWTLTVMSTLGFGDITFQTDVGRLFSTIVLISGIVFLLMLMPFTLIEFFYTPWMEAQARARAPRELPPDTHSHVILTNYDEVTASLIRKLEQFGYPYVVLVGDPETALKLNDDGIKVMVGAADSPETYDHLRLNRAAIVAATGTDVANTTIAFTVRQQSKDIPILTTANTQTAGDIQKLAGSTRVFRLGDMMGQALARRTSLGGAAQHIIGQFDKLLIAEVTTAGTPLVGKTLAQAGLGRDAGVTVVGVWERGQFQSAGPNTEITSYTVLVMAGSKKQIDRYDELYSIAQLKKSFVVIVGGGRVGRATADALQKNNIDFCILEKLPERVARFGEKAIIGDASDLSILTKAGILEALAPVVVVTPHDDETNIFLTIFFRKLRPDIEIISRAVLDRNVATLHRAGADFVMSYASMGADIIFNFLKRSDILMIAEGLNIFNVTLPPILIGKSLIEADIRKNTGCTVVAVKQNGDLNINPNPTEKLKEGVELLLISDAESEAKWFNAFGKPEETNKA
- a CDS encoding agarase, which gives rise to MHSRRTFLKSATAALLSTALLPKAFAASHSGSYFTLMKVKGRWLFQTPDGKPFFSLALNHFDSATLRYPENEHIWQKKYGNNQIRWIKEGVRPHLQDWEFNSVGWVQEVTVKQQAHSANWSFEEYQALDMPYFHMLPFIETHSWNPWHKNPDLRSSDFKDWCDYVARSECTRLRDDPNLIGYWYSDCPTWTWNRPHNQWRGPMFDPDKLKTASGKKELFDLARHYYQVTHDVIRRYDPNHLIMGDRYEANAPLPDEVVNASEGLVDVLCFQDFKDPVTHLAEWHKKTGRPVLWADGAQGTEIDDHTGRYPTHSYKENNGAWYAEMLLGLQKNPGAVGAHLCGAYLRNRQRARGLLGEQEDPDAPNNDLIRGANHDMARWVAKL
- the soxC gene encoding sulfite dehydrogenase, with amino-acid sequence MNNKSPSDYLKPVAGNGLLHRRMFLTNSVAILGAAGLQLMTSKQAGAAPPDVPMSMTVPGAGMSGYGARSHHENHVQRTIGSVPGTVGTGASRTPLEYLQGIITPNALHFERHHNGVPDIDPTEHRLMIHGLVDRPLIFDLESLSRYPLVSNIRFVECSGNSGANNAAKPPQSTASGIHGLVSCSDWTGVPLGVLLDEVGIKPEGKWIIAEGADAAAMSRSVPIEKALDDAVVALYQNGERLRPSNGYPMRLLLPGWEGNANVKWLRQIQVSSSPAMTKDETSKYSDLGMDGRASLFTFPMGVKSVITSPSGKSTMQGPGLYQISGLAWSGAGKIRRVEVSADGGRSWAEAALSEPVLSKALVRFRLPWRWDGGPAVLQSRAIDEAGAVQPTRDALLGERGQNFRYHYHAIQSWSVGSTGEVANVYA
- a CDS encoding cytochrome c — encoded protein: MFTRNRALALSALLLGTTISIVSSAQEGPGLGVAATPEQVAAWSLTILPDGSGLPEGSGTAEIGAQIYAQKCLACHGQNGVEGPNDKLVGGHGSISSDAPVKTVGSYWPYATTVFDYIRRAMPLMQPQSLTNDETYALTAYLLELNDIIDSDQVMDAQTLPKVKMPNVDNFFWAYSPNQK
- a CDS encoding plastocyanin/azurin family copper-binding protein, whose amino-acid sequence is MLRFSTFVGSLVLLLYSVFAPTFHVQAQPLSPSPMNEMDHGPFISSTISTDPMSTRSIVVHKGIAVKLGSEGDAVMVFDTDLLRVASAWTGGLLKWYPARDGLQEFPSPDGFIHFSTSQRPGWSIDRKFTDPRPWGYGPLPRTLGSYQGLYLHGDKVVFSYTIGQADVLESPGFVRVENQPIFTRTFKLGKTANGLSVQVTEAPDGSSTTLEQIVLSPTSGYVEIRSGNQSRLVGHRGLPANAKWRLIDHHLVLDLPPLDQALDFELAIGPALQSSAGEYMITHLESKTTVTDLRSLQEPGSSNWEVIETEIGVGTESGPFVVDELTLPTTNPWNSFLRFSGVDFLSDGRAVVSSLSGEVWIVDGLGEGSGDLRWTRFATGLNQPMGVKVVNDRIYVTCRDQINLLHDRNGDGEADFYENFNNDVMAATNFHAFTLNLDTDSKGNFYFAKATPWPPVSRIGGVKAEITPHHGVLFRMPPDGSKLDIIATGLRNPNGLSIGPNDEILYSDNEGNWVPTSKVHKIVEGGFHGFMHSAHRDPLPTNFEKPILWVPHFVDNSPSTPIFIDSPTWPEELQGQLLLTSYGRGTLSLVLKEEVEGQWQGAHLTLPLRFQSGTIHGRFHQDGHLYIAGLTSWQSVGHGGDWGSFHRVRYTGRPLHLPVAVNTKKGGLELRFSDALEPDSATDPQNYSLSLWTYPWTSQYGTRGKIYSMTTPGDTVADPVVIQSIQLSEDRKTVLLEIPELRQDLAQKTLGVLSSIPDMIEASMGLVMAIDYRLRSADGAEMKHVIHKTIHRVAGDQATTTAQHGSTEHVSKPKVNFAKELPSLAPMIADGTRVVDVRSTGIALSYDVTEIKAKPGERIVIRFVNASEMAHNIVVVKTEVDINPVGIAAISAQADEFVPKQEMDRILAASRLAYPGDTVFVEFTAPTPGVYPYICTFSGHFTLMQGRIIVEP